The Triticum aestivum cultivar Chinese Spring chromosome 4B, IWGSC CS RefSeq v2.1, whole genome shotgun sequence sequence ttgtgaacatattttcTCAAACCGTcaacaattttttaaaattatgaacattttccaaattcacgaacattttcacgaattcgcgaacattttttgaattgatgaacaCATTTtacaaattcacaaacattttttcatAATTTGCAAGAATTATTTTCAAACAAGTCAACATTTTTTTGAATtggtaaacattttttaaaaattgggAAAACATTTATTTGTTTCAATGAACATTTATGATGTACACGGACATTTCTTGAatcagtgaacattttttaatcaaagaaaCTTTTTGTaatccatgaatatttttttaatttgtgaatatttttaataAATAACAATTTTTTGCAAACAATTGTTCAATTTCACAACATTTTCCGAATAGATGATTTTTTTTGTAAAATCAAGGACACTTTTTGAATGAGTTAACATTTATCAAAATCCTGAACATTATTTGAATATGAGAACATTTTCTGTAAAATCATGCATATTTTAAAAAAACTATTTTAAATCCAAATTAtttaaaatattaaaaacaaaaacaaaaattaaaacaaaaaatgtAATTTAAAAATAGATCGCCCCATAGATGGGCCGGCTCAGAGCCAATTCTCCCATCAACCCTTCACCTAGCTTCTCCCAGAATCTGGAACCACAAGATTCTAGGAGAAGCTGGATGGAGGGTCGATTCTCAAGATTCTGGAAGAATCGGCCCAAAACTGGGCCTCAAAAGGGCATGCCGGGGGAGTTGGAGGTCCGTGTCGCGTCTCCTTCCAACGCGGAGCGCGTGGAGAGCAACTAATTGAGAAGCACTAGTTCGAAAACCTCCCAAGGGTTACTTGGGGTGGGCTGAGAGCGCGCGACACGCTCTCAGGAACCGCCATTTGTCGTGCTTTTGGCGCTCCCTTCGAATTTTGTTTTTTTAAGTTTCGCACACATTTTCGCTTTTTAgaagtttttttttggtttttttggctTTTCGCTTTTCCACGATCTTTCTTTGCTTTTTGacaaaaaaagttgttgaaaaaatTATTGCGTGAAAAAACAAGCTTCTTTTTTCATTCTGCGAGAGGCACAATTATGCCTCTTGGAAACAAAAAAAcgcgttttcctttttttttcctttcagtaCAAGGGACGGATTTGCTTCCGCCTCTCGAAcacgaaaaaaatgtgttttttttcctttcacgaaaGGCATgtttttgcttctgcgagaggcacggacgtgcctaTCGAAAACGAAAAAACTCCTTTTCCCATTTTTCCTTCCATatgaggcacggatttgcttccgcgagaggcacaaccgtgcctttcggaaacggctTTTGTAATGGAAAATTTTTTTGCTCCTGATGTGGTTTTTTCGTACTTTTTTATGAAAAGTTCgtcgaaacctatcaacatgagatctagttttgaagatatcGATGCGAGGAATACAACGATGAAAACAGTTCGatatttggatgcacggtttaagagataaaacatttttaataaACGGGtctacgaaaaaaagaaaaaactcctgggcgcgcacatgcagcgcgccacttgtcgcaacctggtgAAAGTGATCTTTGAAAGGAGCAGTCCTTAATTAAATTATAGTAGTGATTTCGGAGCGCGCCGTATATGATTTTTTTAGATATTTTTTGGAGCGCGCAGCATGAGTTGGTTATGATAGGAAAAGCACATGGGCTGGAAGAGGTCGACTAGGCCCATCTGTTCATCAAGTTAACCCGTGCCGCACCTCGGAGCTATGAGATGAGGGCCCATTGCTTTGATTCTGGTCAAAATCCTGTCGCTGGTCTTCTACCTTTCGACAACGGGAGTCCAGATCGTGAATTCGTTGCTCTTGCCCGGCCGCAGCAGCCGCCTCTGCGTCCGTCACCGCGGCGCCGATGCGGCCGTGACCCCCGCCGGGCCTGGGGGAAGCGCGGCAGCGACGGCGTCGCTCGCTTCGACCGGCGGCACGCTGAGGCAAGTCTCACCTCCCCACCCTTCCATCTCTCCTCCCCGTTGAAACTGGGAGACCTACTCTGCGTGGGCGCGTGGCCGTGCTTCTCGTGAAGACGCACGGTAGGTGTTCGACCAAATGCGTGGCATGAGACGCCGACTAGTTTATCCTCGCCTCGCTGTCTGCACCGTCCATTCGCACGAATCAAAGTACTGTACCACCCGCCTCCGAATTATTCTAGTACTATCACGTCGGCAACTGTCCGCTTGATCTCACACGTGTGCAAATGCCCAAGCACGTACACGTACTGCCTGCAATTATGCCATCGGCATCAATCAGTGGCTAAGCTTTGAATAAACTTTCTTTTCGTGTGTGCGTGGAGAACATCGAATAAACTTTCAGAAAGCAAGCAGACAGCAGAGGTCAGTTTCAGAATCAGCAGTACGTGATAGCTCGCCTTTGATAAGGCAAATCTTATACTAGCTTTTGTGTGATCGCAGTTCTTCCTCAGCCCGGCCAGTTTCTCCAATTTGATAGCGTGCTCCTGGTTCTTGATCCTTCGGCTGCTTCCTCCCCATCTCTCTCAGCCCAGCTGTGGCTACCATGGGTACCAAGGCCATGTCAGATTTCTTTGCTTGCCCTCTGCTCCTGTTGCCATTTCCCCTGTGTAATTTTAGCTTCGAACGCATATTACCTGATCCCTCGTCCAGAAATAATAAATTCAGTTCAACTTCCAAAATTTGTTCTTTGCTTAGGTCGCTGTATGCACGATgtcctcttcttccttctttcgACTTCCAGAAACTGTTCTTTGCATAGGTCGTTATATATGTCCAATGTCCTCTTCTTTTTCTTTGAACATCCAAAAATAGCACTGTGCATAGGTTGTTGCATCTACGATgtcctcttcgtcctttcttgaaAAATATTAATCTCGTGGTTCTTGGTGCAGGGAGGCATTTGTGGTCAATGAGACACCCGTATTCATGAATAAGCCTCCTCCACATGTATTTAAACTGGTGAATTTCATTCTTCCTCTTGCAACTTGTTGTTAGCTTCATTTCCCTCTTATATATAGTGATTGGTTTGAGGAGAGACTAAAATCTGGCGACTGAATACTTGCTGCGAATAGTGGTGGGTAGCTATAATAATAGTGCAGAAACGCAGCAGTGAGTAGTTTATGTTCTTGTATCATTGTTGTTGTGAGCGAAAGGAAGATTACGCATAACAGTACCTTAGCTTCTTTGCAGTAGTTTTCTTTGGTTTCTATATATAGTGCAACTAAATCGCTTGACTAAGAAGACTTCTCTGAGTTGTTTCCTTTCCTTTATTTTGTACGATCTGATCTGAAAGCTTAACTTCTGATTTAGTCCTATATTTTTGTGATATTACCTGACGTGAGTCGTGTCTTTGCCATATTTCTGATGATCTTTGACCGTTGATTTGCTCCTATACTTTCTATGATCTTGGCTGAAGTTCAGTTCACTTAGTCCTACCAAAAATTCTAATCATGTCAAGCTTCAATCTTCATTATAATACTTCTTGCTTGTTGCAACAACCCTATTTTAGATTGATCCAACCCTACGTTATTTACTCAAATATTTCAGGCATCATGCTAGTGTTTGTTTGGCGAATGAGAGTTAGAGAATAAATAGTAAATTTAGGATGCAAAGCAATATGCATGATGTCATTGAGATGACCATCTCATTATTGGAGTGTATTAAGGGTTTGGTTCCAATACCACTTAAAGTAAATGACCACTTGTCTTTTTGTAAACATACATATTCGTACTAATGCATTCTGGGGGGAAAATTGGCTAAAAAGTTTTATTTCTCTGTGCAGATGTCTCTACCATCAATGATTATAAAGCTCACTTTGGGTTTGCTCTGGTGCATCATCCACTTAGCAATCAGCCTTTTAAGCTTATGTTCTCATCTGATTTTCAATCTAGAGTGTTCTCTTATTTCGTCTGGGTTGTTGTGGAAGTATCGGAATCTCCAACTGGGGAGACTCAAATACCTCGCTATTGTGGTAGATAGCAGAGAAGCTAAGAATACCGTGAAGATCAATCAGCTGTTATATTGGCTCAAAACTCTTGGTGTGAAGTATGTATGTCTGTACGACATTGACGGTAAGACACTGAGTTCACTATTCTAATTTGTAGGTACTATTGCTTTCAGTCTGAAATTTATCTTGCGAAAATGGACATGGTTAGTAAAAGTCAAGAGACATTAAGCAGCAATACAGGGGCTGTATTCATATTTGTAGGGCAGGGACAGAACCGAACAATACAGACTAATAGCCATACTGCCTCATACAGTTCAGCTTctaatatttattttatttatgcacaaacACTTAACAGTGTACAAGATCTGTACTTTAATATTCTATACACTGCAACACAGGAGTGCTGAAGAAATTGTTTGAACCTGGTATGAATGGTTCAAGAGATAACAATCCCGGAGATTATTTGGTAAGTTACAGACTTGAGCTTGCTTTGTTTTCTATCAAAAGCCTCGCGGTGTTTCTATTCCCTAGCGTTTATGTTTTTGATAGTTTGTATGAACCATCGGTTATGGCCATATGTAGGATGTCAGTGCAAATATCAAAGCCTTAGACTGTTGTCAGAAACAGATGACGATAGAGTGTATTTCTGGTTCTGATGGCAAAGAGGGCATTGCTAAAGCAGCCAACTTACTTTGCTCCAGTTATTTAAACGGTGATAGCTATACTCAAGAGAATGTCAAAAGTGAAGAGAATGTAAAAAATGAGCCAGTATTTACAGAAATTGACATGGCCAGTGCACTGAAATCCATAGGTACGCTTAAACAAGTCCCTTTTTTCATGCATGATATATTTTATATACTAATGGATAATGTTCTAGTTGTTTTATAATTTATTTCATTGCAACTCCAGTTTGAGTACTTAAGTGCCTCCCTTGTACGTTAGGTTGTGCTGGACCAGAACCTGATCTTCTACTTGTGTATGGTCCTGCCAGATGCCATTTAGGCTTTCCTACATGGAGATTGCGATATACTGAGATTATGTAAGTTTCCTCATCTGGTAGTATTCCTAGTTCTAGGTGTCACGTTGGACCTGTCATACTGAACTTAGATCACATGCTATCATTCTTTGATACACAAATAACTCTTGTCCATACCTATTTATATTAACATATGGTAGAAAAATACTGTTGATTGGAGTTTTATTCTACTCAAATTTTCGCTTTGGAAGAAAATTATTTCTCATAGTTTCCTCTAAATGCATTCAGTCCATTTATTGCCTAACTTTCCTTCATTAACATTGTAAATCTGTTTTGCGCAATTAATGCAAAGCTGAACTTAGCATACCATCCCTATAAAGTACTAAGCAAATGTTACCATATTATACTAGAGTTTCAGAATTTGTTATATGCTTTTATAAACTCATACATGTTCTTGCTGGCTAATTAGAGCACATCCAATGTAATTTTTGTTAGATATATGAGAATTTTAACGTCCAATTTGTCGCCCGTCTTTGACCCTCCTGCATCCAAGTCATCAGTCGCTTCCCACGTTAGTGTTTATGTGCAGTTTTTTcattccgtggcaacgcacgggcatttagcTAGTTGATATAATGGTCATGCTTAGTTGGCTGCCCCTGAAAGTATAGGTGATATTATTTTAGATTCTGAATGTTACAAGTAGAGAAGAGAAAACCATGCTTCAGTCATGTTATAAGATCATTCCAACTGGAGTGTGAGTAAATAAATTAATATTACTATTTATTTCCACCATTGAAAACTCTCCATTATTTCCTTTGCAGGCATATGGGACCTCTGAAATCAATGAAATACGGCGCCATTGTGAAAGCCTTCCATAACTACTCAAAGAAACACCAAAACTATGGTACGTTTTGATTTTGACCAGGAACTGTGCCATGTAGAATATTGTTTTTACCTTTAGCAGCTACCTAGGTCTTATACAGATGAACATTTTAGCTTGTGACAGTTTCCTGATCCTATGGGAAAAAGATGTTTGCAAAAGAATTCATGCTGTAATATTTAGAATGTCCTCTGTTTCATCGCTATAGAAACTGCACTAAATTTTTAGGACATAGCAGCCTTTTATATTATGTCTGGTTTGTAATTTTCTTACAGAATAAGCTACCCCTACGATGTTTCATTTTCAACAGTACTGATACTTTGCTT is a genomic window containing:
- the LOC123093124 gene encoding dehydrodolichyl diphosphate synthase complex subunit NUS1 isoform X4; amino-acid sequence: MSLPSMIIKLTLGLLWCIIHLAISLLSLCSHLIFNLECSLISSGLLWKYRNLQLGRLKYLAIVVDSREAKNTVKINQLLYWLKTLGVKYVCLYDIDGVLKKLFEPGMNGSRDNNPGDYLDVSANIKALDCCQKQMTIECISGSDGKEGIAKAANLLCSSYLNGDSYTQENVKSEENVKNEPVFTEIDMASALKSIGCAGPEPDLLLVYGPARCHLGFPTWRLRYTEIMHMGPLKSMKYGAIVKAFHNYSKKHQNYGK
- the LOC123093124 gene encoding dehydrodolichyl diphosphate synthase complex subunit NUS1 isoform X1; the protein is MHDVLFFLLSTSRNCSLHREAFVVNETPVFMNKPPPHVFKLMSLPSMIIKLTLGLLWCIIHLAISLLSLCSHLIFNLECSLISSGLLWKYRNLQLGRLKYLAIVVDSREAKNTVKINQLLYWLKTLGVKYVCLYDIDGVLKKLFEPGMNGSRDNNPGDYLDVSANIKALDCCQKQMTIECISGSDGKEGIAKAANLLCSSYLNGDSYTQENVKSEENVKNEPVFTEIDMASALKSIGCAGPEPDLLLVYGPARCHLGFPTWRLRYTEIMHMGPLKSMKYGAIVKAFHNYSKKHQNYGK
- the LOC123093124 gene encoding dehydrodolichyl diphosphate synthase complex subunit NUS1 isoform X3, with protein sequence MNKPPPHVFKLMSLPSMIIKLTLGLLWCIIHLAISLLSLCSHLIFNLECSLISSGLLWKYRNLQLGRLKYLAIVVDSREAKNTVKINQLLYWLKTLGVKYVCLYDIDGVLKKLFEPGMNGSRDNNPGDYLDVSANIKALDCCQKQMTIECISGSDGKEGIAKAANLLCSSYLNGDSYTQENVKSEENVKNEPVFTEIDMASALKSIGCAGPEPDLLLVYGPARCHLGFPTWRLRYTEIMHMGPLKSMKYGAIVKAFHNYSKKHQNYGK
- the LOC123093124 gene encoding dehydrodolichyl diphosphate synthase complex subunit NUS1 isoform X2, giving the protein MGTKAMEAFVVNETPVFMNKPPPHVFKLMSLPSMIIKLTLGLLWCIIHLAISLLSLCSHLIFNLECSLISSGLLWKYRNLQLGRLKYLAIVVDSREAKNTVKINQLLYWLKTLGVKYVCLYDIDGVLKKLFEPGMNGSRDNNPGDYLDVSANIKALDCCQKQMTIECISGSDGKEGIAKAANLLCSSYLNGDSYTQENVKSEENVKNEPVFTEIDMASALKSIGCAGPEPDLLLVYGPARCHLGFPTWRLRYTEIMHMGPLKSMKYGAIVKAFHNYSKKHQNYGK